A section of the Rhizobium sp. Pop5 genome encodes:
- a CDS encoding LysR family transcriptional regulator produces MSTPDLNLLVTLDVLLAEGSVARAARRLRLSPSAMSRALARLRETTGDPLLVRAGRGLVPTPRALELREKVGRIVEEAQAVLRPAEALDLERLVRTFTLRTSEGFVENFGPVLIERVNRQAPGVRLCFMQKPDKDSAPLRDGTVDLETGVVDETTGPEVRAQALFRDRFVGVVRTGHPLCQGEITPSRYAAGRHISVSRRGLDRGAIDDALDLLGLERQIATIVGGFSTALALVRASDLIASVPERHTEALRVGMHSFPLPVSARDITVSLLWHPRMDADPAHRWLRECVRDTCAAIG; encoded by the coding sequence ATGTCGACACCCGATCTCAACCTGCTGGTCACCCTTGATGTGCTGCTTGCGGAAGGCAGCGTTGCGCGCGCGGCGCGAAGGTTGCGGCTCAGCCCGTCGGCGATGAGCCGGGCGCTGGCGCGACTGCGCGAAACGACGGGCGATCCGCTGCTGGTCCGGGCCGGACGCGGTCTGGTCCCCACGCCCCGCGCGCTCGAGCTGCGCGAGAAGGTCGGCCGGATCGTCGAGGAGGCACAAGCGGTTCTCCGCCCGGCCGAGGCGCTCGACCTTGAGCGGTTGGTCCGAACCTTCACACTGCGCACCAGCGAAGGTTTCGTCGAGAACTTCGGACCCGTCCTCATCGAGCGGGTCAACAGACAAGCGCCCGGCGTGCGGCTGTGCTTCATGCAGAAACCGGACAAGGACAGCGCGCCTTTGCGCGACGGCACCGTCGATCTGGAAACCGGGGTCGTCGACGAGACGACCGGGCCGGAGGTGCGGGCGCAAGCCCTGTTCCGCGACCGCTTCGTCGGTGTCGTGCGGACAGGACATCCACTTTGCCAAGGCGAGATCACGCCGTCTCGCTATGCGGCCGGCCGGCACATCTCCGTGTCGCGACGCGGGCTCGACAGAGGAGCGATCGACGACGCTCTTGATCTGCTCGGGCTGGAACGGCAGATCGCCACGATCGTCGGCGGCTTTTCGACTGCGCTGGCTCTCGTCCGCGCTTCAGACCTGATTGCCAGCGTTCCCGAACGGCATACCGAAGCGCTGCGGGTGGGCATGCATAGTTTCCCCCTGCCCGTCTCCGCACGGGATATCACCGTTTCGCTGCTCTGGCATCCGAGGATGGATGCCGATCCCGCGCATCGCTGGCTGCGCGAATGTGTTCGGGACACCTGCGCGGCGATTGGTTGA
- the ltrA gene encoding group II intron reverse transcriptase/maturase encodes MEAILSRENMMAAYRRVVANKGAPGIDKMSVEQLKPYLAEHWPRIREDLLADRYRPTPVRGVEIPKPGGKGMRQLGIPTVLDRLIQQAMHQVLMPIFDPDFSASSYGFRPGRSAHDAVLAARSYVAGGRRFVVDLDLEKFFDRVNHDVLMARVARKIGDTQVLRLIRRYLQAGLMTGGIVTARSEGTPQGGPLSPLLSNILLDDLDKELERRGHAFCRYADDCNVYVRSQHAGERVMASLTCFLTERLKLTVNGAKSAVDRPWKRTFLGYTMTAHKAPRLRIAASSVARFRGKLKAAFRAGRGRALGATIKDLTPILHGWIAYFRLTDSKGILEDLDGWLRRRLRCILWRQWKKPATRAMRLRQRGLTEQRARDSAGNGHGPWWNAGASHMNDAFRKAFFEQLGLVSLQQELRRLNHTR; translated from the coding sequence ATGGAGGCGATCCTCAGCCGCGAGAACATGATGGCGGCTTACCGCCGGGTGGTGGCGAACAAGGGTGCGCCGGGTATCGATAAGATGTCTGTCGAGCAATTGAAGCCATACCTTGCGGAGCATTGGCCGCGCATCAGAGAAGACCTGCTGGCGGACCGCTACAGACCGACGCCGGTGCGTGGGGTGGAAATCCCCAAGCCTGGCGGCAAAGGGATGCGGCAATTGGGCATCCCGACGGTCCTGGACCGACTCATCCAGCAGGCGATGCATCAGGTGCTGATGCCGATCTTCGACCCGGACTTCTCTGCTTCCTCCTACGGCTTCCGGCCGGGGCGGAGCGCCCACGACGCGGTTCTTGCCGCCCGGTCTTATGTGGCCGGCGGCCGTCGCTTTGTGGTCGATCTTGATTTGGAGAAGTTCTTCGACCGAGTGAACCACGATGTCTTGATGGCACGCGTGGCACGCAAAATCGGAGACACGCAGGTGCTGCGGTTGATCCGCCGTTACCTGCAGGCTGGGCTGATGACGGGCGGGATCGTAACGGCACGCAGCGAAGGCACGCCGCAAGGCGGTCCACTCTCGCCGCTGCTGTCAAATATCCTGCTCGACGATCTCGACAAGGAATTGGAGCGGCGCGGTCATGCCTTCTGCCGCTACGCCGACGACTGCAACGTCTATGTACGTTCGCAGCATGCCGGCGAGCGGGTCATGGCCTCGCTCACCTGCTTCCTTACCGAACGGCTGAAGCTCACGGTCAATGGCGCGAAGAGTGCCGTGGACCGTCCATGGAAGCGTACCTTCCTCGGCTACACCATGACCGCCCACAAGGCGCCGCGTCTGCGGATCGCGGCGTCGAGCGTGGCGCGGTTCAGGGGCAAGCTGAAGGCTGCCTTCCGTGCCGGGCGCGGTCGCGCCCTTGGCGCCACCATCAAAGACCTTACCCCGATCCTGCATGGCTGGATTGCTTACTTCCGGCTGACCGACAGTAAGGGGATTCTCGAGGACCTTGATGGCTGGCTGCGGCGCAGGTTGCGCTGCATCCTGTGGCGGCAATGGAAGAAACCGGCCACGCGCGCTATGCGGTTGAGGCAACGAGGACTGACGGAACAGCGTGCCCGTGACTCGGCGGGGAACGGCCACGGCCCTTGGTGGAATGCCGGGGCCAGCCACATGAACGACGCCTTCCGAAAAGCCTTCTTCGAACAGCTGGGGCTAGTCTCACTCCAACAGGAACTCCGACGCCTAAACCACACTCGATGA